The sequence CGTGCCAAGCAGAAGTTCCAGGTGGTCAAGCACCTCCGGGGGCACCACCCGGACCAGCCCGTGGAGCAGGGGGTGGCCAAGGATCCCCACGCCCTCAGCCTAACCCTGCAGGAGGCCCGTCGGGGGGGGCTGGAAGAGGGGgctggggtggaggaggaggggatggaggtgaATGTACCGGATGGGGTGGAGGTGTTGGTgcaagagagggtggaggaggtcaCAGAAGGCCAGCaaggagaggagtagaaaggTTCAGGCCACTCAACTGGGACCTGAGAAAACAGACATTTTAGTGAATGTTTTGATGCAGTTTTCCTCATCCAAGCATGATGAGGACTGGGCTACAGCGGTAAACTGAATTAAACATCAACAACTGACCTTGTCTTATTGAGTATGCATGTACATATACTATTGCAAAGTGCACCATGAAATAAATATACAATTGTATGTTTAGTATTAAAACATTGCCAATTAATGGCGTATAAAACAATTGCTAACTGATAATGAATTACAAGAAATGCGCAGTTTAAAAATGTTTAACCAATAGGAATAACTTTTCATAATAAGATGTTTTCAAAACAGCAGGTCTTTAATTTCTCTTTATTTACAGAGCTCTATGCACATTCATACATTACAATATAATACTTTTACAACATGATGCATGAGATACCGATATAGTTTCATGCCACACTTTGAGGAACTGTATAAAATGTCTATAGAAATGTTTCGATGGAGGACTAATTGTTTATGCAGTTAAGTTACTCTACCAGCACACAATGCAAATGTTGAATACTTGAATGGTTATGAAACACTGATATAAAAACACAAAGGTCATTGCATAGTCTCTTACTCTAAAATGACTTGTGAGCCCTGCAGTATGTCAGTTGTTATATCAGTTTGATCAGCCAAGGCTATTGAACATTGCTTTAATGCATTCCCATGACATACAAGTAAAAAAAGATTATTTTAAAATACTTTATATTGGGGAAATGGGCAAAAAATCACTTAAATGCTGTGAATTCCCAGGTAATGCTGTCTAGGCAAGTGTATTTTCATCTTTCATCAGTGTGAGGCCCCACTGATGTTTGCTTGAACAGAAATTGGTATTTAGGCAGAAATACTCTAAAGCAGTTCATATAGATTTATCTTTTAATACTGATAACAGTTAATTTGTTGAAAGTGACAGCAATCATGAGGTATTGTAGCCCTCCCATGTGGTTGGAGTTTGCAGCATGTTATTCAGCCAATCATTGGGCCATCAGACTTCTGTTGTTACCTCAGAGATCTTGACATTGACAAACAGAGTAGACAGAGGGATAGCCGTTCCGTCTTTGGACAGAAGGTGGATGTGCCGATATCCTGGGAAAAGTGGGGAGAGGAGCCAGAAGAAATTCAGATTTCTGTCATGGAGATCCACTTAGAAACCATCACTCATACAGTAAAATATGTACATTTGTACATAACAGGCTTAAATAAAAAACACTCCTGCGATGTAAAATTCAGACAAGATTCATCAATTGATTTaacatttaaccaggtaagtcaatAGGATAACATTCTTTTGTGCAATAATTTGAAGAACACTGCACTTGAGATTTACCAAGCTGTCCAGACTTTATCTCAGTTGTAATATGATCATGTCTATCTTACCTGGCTGAATACAGGTGAAGGGCACGGTGAACTGGCCCATGAAGTCATTCCTGGAGGCCTTGTCATAGTCCTCCACCACAAAACGCACTAGGGCCAACTCTGGGACGTGGACGATAAAATTGAGGGTCTCGTTCCACAAAGGGTTAAAACCTGTAGGCAGGGGGCAGCAGAGACCAGGATTTAGGCAGCCAAGAGAAGGACTGGGGTTCTATGTCATGTTCTATCTAATTCACTAAAACATGGCAAGGTCTATACTATTTacatgtaaaaaattataataatgataATGCATGCATTTTCGTCTCCAAGTAGGCTGGGTCTGTACAAAGACCCCAATGAATCTGTTTTGTCAGGCCATGTAAGATGGTCCCTCACCGTTGTTGTCAATGTAACTAGTCTCTTGCTTGGCTTGGTCTTGTGATACTCCGTAGATCTCCACTCTAACCAGAGGGTCAACGATGGAGCCCTCCTTCTGGTTCACCTTTGGTAGCTGCTGCCCACTGATTAcctgatggacacacacacacacacacaaacaatcaaGACTCGGACAAGTACAAACATGCAAAAACGAAACCTCCAGAACACAAACTGTACATGCACAAAGGCACACAACATAGTTGTATGATACAGAGCAGTTGTTTCTGGACCTGGATAGACAGTTGGAGTGATGCGTAGCCATCCCGGTCCTGGGGTCTTTCTGGGTCAAAAGAGTCATCATTCCTCATGAAGTCAGGTTTGAGGACGTAGCCACAGCCGCCATTCTGACTGAAGAGCCCATCATTCAGATCCATCTCCAGCCCAGCCGTCTGGACGTTCAGAGCCACTAGGAGTACAACAATCAACCAATCACGTATTTATTTCTATATGTATGGTTGTTATTGTAGAATATGTCTCACCTATCTGACAACCCACGTTCCACAGCTCCTGTGGGTTGTAGTTGGAGGAATCGGTCCTCATGCCACTGGGATAGACCCTGCTAAGCTGTCTGCTGTTGTGTTGCACAAACTCCGTCCCTGAGAAAGACAGCCATACAGCGACGTTTTTTCCTATCCCCTAATCCAGGGGTCCTACAACAGTGAATGGGAGTGAATTCCTCACCGATGATCCTTGGCAATATATGAATACATTGTTTGCTATGTAGGTATTGCTAAAATAGTTCAGGGCGCACCTGTGTCCTTTGCAAGTTTCCTGGCCTTGGATTCAGAGAAAGATGACATTTCGTAGCACTTGGAGTGCAGGCGAGAGTACTCAAAGCTGTGAAAATGGACACTCTTGCAGTACACCACCAGATCCGAGAGTTCCCTAGAGAACTTGAATTTCTGAGGAGACAGGAAATGACATGACTACGTAAGTGACCAAATCTCACCTGCTTTGTGGCTACTGAACCAAGGCAAAACATGATTAGCTGGCAGGTCAAGGTGCAGTGTTCATTGCTTGCTAGTGTGTGATAGACAAAAACATGATCTAGATTTTTTACATAATGGCAGGATGTATTAACAGTAATAATGTGTGAATGTATAAGTGTAATAGTTGGCGCAGATGACGGCAAGAAGTTGCCAGACGTtcacctccatccatccatttatCCAACCATCCCCATACCTTATCATGGAGACAAAGGGCCTCTGCAGACAGGTTTTCTGCAGACGGGCTCTCAGGTTCAGCCTCATCGCTGACCTCATCAGTGGCCTCATCGGTCAGCGTTTCACTTTCTTCTAGGCTGCCAATCTTCTTTGCTTTCAGCAGGATCTTTCCCTTCAGATCCTAATATGGGTATGCACGCAtgcacatgcatacatacacacacacacctcataggAAGTGTCTGCCAATCATAAACTTGAGTATTGATTATCTAAAGTGCTctgaatagaaaaataataaaacaaatcaCTGGAGAAAACAGACTGTACTCAGTGGCGGAATGCGAGGGGATGCTGGCGGTGCACGTGCACTGGAGCCCATGGCCATGGGGGGCCCGCAAGTCCTCACTATTAAGTTATGCATGGGAACCCTAGTTACCTGCATACCGGGCTGTATAATTTTTTACACCAGACTTGTCAATGGTCAATCACAATGTCCACTATGAACCATTGCAAAATGCATTATGCTGTTTATCTATAAAACAGGCCAACAACAACACATCCCAATCATGGTTATTTGTAATTTAAAACATGTTTGGGCACTACATAAGTCacctaaatacactgctcaaaaaaattaagggaacactaaaataacacatcctagatctgaatgaatgaaataatcttattaaatacttttttctttacatagttgaatgtgctgacaacaaaatcacacaaaaattatcaatggaaatctaatttatcaacccatggaggtctggatttggagtcacactcaaaattaaagtggaaaaccacactacaggctgatccaacttttatgtaatgtccttaaaacaagtcaaaatgaggctcagtagtgtgtgtggcctccacgtgcctgtatgacctccctacaacgcctgggcatgctcctgatgaggtggcagatggtctcctgagggatctcctcccagacctggactaaagcatccgccaactcctggacagtctgtggtgcaacgtggcgttggtggatggagcgagacatgatgtcccagatgtgctcaattggattcaggtctggggaacgggcgggccagtccatagcatcaatgccttcctcttgcaggaactgctgacacactccagccacatgaggtctagcattgtcttgcattaggaggaacccagggccaaccgcaccagcatatggtctcacaaggggtctgaggatctcatctcgttacctaatggcagtcaggctacctctggcgagcacatggagggctgtgcggccccccaaagaaatgccaccccacaccatgactgacccaccgccaaaccggtcatgctggaggatgttgcaggcagcagaacgttctccacggcgtctccagactctgtcacgtctgtcacatgtgctcagtgtgaacctgctttcatctgtgaagagcacagggcatcagtggcgaatttgccaatcttggtgttctctggcaaatgccaaacgtcctgcacggtgttgggctgtaagcacaaccccccacctgtggacgtcgggccctcataccaccctcatggagtctgtttctgaccgtttgagcagacacatgcacatttgtggcctgctggaggtcattttgcagggctctggcagtgctcctcctgctcctccttgcacaaaggcggaggtagcggtcctgctgctgggttgttgccctcctacggcctcctccacgtctcctgatgtactggcctgtctcctggtagcgcctccatgctctggacactatgctgacagacacagcaaaccttcttgccacagctcgcattgatgtgccatcctggatgagctgcactacctgagccacttgtgtgggttgtagactccgtctcatgctaccactagagtgaaagcaccgccagcattcaaaagtgaccaaaacatcagccaggaagcataggaactgagaagtggtctgtggtcaccacctgcagaaccatttctttattgggggtgtcttgctaattgcatataatttccacctgttgtctattccatttgcacaacagcatgtgaaatttattgtcaatcagtgttgcttcctaagtggacagtttgatttcacagaagtgtgattgactttgagttacattgtgttgtttaagtgttccctttatttttttgagcagtgtatttgaatGTATTGATGACAATACATCTATTTGATTCATATAACAAACCTCACTGAACAGTTACAATGTCATTTTTTATTGGTGTGCAAAGATTGCTAGAAAATATGCAAATACTGtccaatgatattgtagcagagATTCAGATACGTGGCTAattgggggtgtggctttcagttagatatttttggccacccgtaaGTGTGAATGTCTTTCCAGTTCATCTAGTCTGTTGACTTTAAGTTACTGTTCTGCTTTACATTGGGGGCCCAGTGATCATTTTTGTACAGGGGCCTGCAATTGTGTAGTTACGCCACTGACTGTACTGCTCTTAGCATCACTGCTAAATAAAAACCTGAACATAGTCAGACAGGAAATCAAATCCTTAGAGAATGGGTTCTCAATTGACTTGTTAAATAATTGACTTGCCTTGTTGAAGAATGGTTACGGTAGAGTAGATAAATAGAATATAAAACACATTGAAGGGGGTCTTACCTGGGGAGAGGGCAGCTCTTGGGGAACCAGTCCGTCCAGGGGTGCCCTGAGCAGCATGTCCCCCAGGATGGTGTCCAGGAGCTGGGCCATGACCCTCTGCTGCTCCACGCTGCAGTGGTTCTCCAGGGACAGGATGACAGGGAACTCAGATGCCTGGGAGATGGGACAGACGAGGGACTAAACAGGAATTCCTAGAGGAATGTGTAGATCTATTACAGTAATGTTTTTTATGATATGTTAAGGCTGAAGACAGATTGTTTTATGATGCTGAATACTTGGTTGAAGCAAAAACCAACACAGAAGACAAATGGTCAGGACCAGAACCACTTAGAGACTGGATTAGACAGAGTTGGGGATCGAGCTGAGTGGgcatggcctcccgagtggcgcagcggtctaagggactgcatcgcagtgttgcagcGTCACTCCCCtaacaaccggccgtgaccgggagtcccataaggcagcgcacaattggcccagcgtcgtccgggttaggggagggtttggcccggggggctttacttggctcatcgcgctctagcgactccttgtgacgggccgggcgcctgcaggctgacttcggtcgtcagttgaacagtgtttccttcaacacattggtgcagctggtttctgggttaagcgagcgaGTGTTAAGAAccgcggcttggcgggtcatgttttggaggatgcatgactcgaccttcgcctctccctagtccgttggggagttgcagcgatgagacaagatcgtaatcacaaAATTTGGGAGAAAAAGGGTGTAAAGAATTAATTTTAAAAAGAAAGAGCTGAGTGGTCATGAATGTGTGATGGAAATGTTCTGTTTGTGTGTATCAGATCAAtgctgcttttctaataaccaactATGTTGGGTTCATGCGAGTGACTGATTGATTGTACACACTGATTAATTGTACAtgggaggaatcctcactatcacTGTATAAGCAATTTGGCAGAACATTGCTCTGGGATCCAAGAGgagtatctcagtttcaaggtctcagcttggagagaagaagccttgtgaagTATCGgtcagtcacatgcaggaaccaacgttaataatgaatcatgaataatgtaaATCATGCTTATATGACTTGTTTGTGTAGCAGTATATAAGGACTGAAAGGGAACGCCCTTGTCAGAGTTTTCATCAAGCTTGGATTGAGTTTGTGTACCTCTCCGGCCGTGATAATGAAGATTGATTCATTTACAATGAGTTTGAGTCCTTAGCGGTGAATTTTCACAGCAAATGGTACAATTAACTCAGGTATCGAGGTGCCCACCTTGAAGGCGTACTCTCCCAGCGTGGTGATGACGTCTCTGAAGAGGATCTTGGAGGTGAAGGTGTGGCCGTGATAAACAACCGGCTCTCCATTCGGCCCGTCCCAACAGTCCACCTCAACACAACGACAGCCCCGCTTTAGAGCCCTGCACAGCAATCACACATAAACTCAGACATGGACTGAAAACAGTTTGAAAGACGGTTTGGTTTTTAACAATGAGAGGTTCTGTGCCTCACTTCCATACAAGCCAgagatgggcaactccagtcctagAGGGCCTGATTGGCATCACACATTTCCCCCAGTCCTAGCTAACACTGATTAAACTAATTGTATTATAAACTGGagaccatgattagttgattattagTTGAGTCAGATGTGTGTCAGCTAGGGCTGGGGCAAATGTGCATAGGCACCTGAGCAATGGCACAAACGAAGCAGCTGCACCCACACTTTCAAAATAGGAGTGCAAACGTATGTTTTTGCACCCTCACTTTTTTACCAGAAAATTATCATGATCCATTTGGTAATTTGTCATTTTCAATGATTAGCAATGTTTTGAGTTAGTCTATTAAAACACATATGTCAATTTTATATATTAATTAATAGATAACATTTTGCACCCCCTCCCCCCGTCGCTTCAAGATGAATGGTTTTGTCCACTGGAAAGTTTTGCTTCGCTCCCACGCACCACTGTTAAAGGTGCAGTTAGAAAGCACTAGTTGCACCACTGGTGTTTAAAAAAAGGCACCTGTAAAAGAAAATGGCTTATctattttgttgtttttttatttattttttatttcacctttatttaaccaggtaagccagttgagaacaggttctcatttacaactgcgacctggccaagataaagcaaagtagtgcaataaaaacaacacagagttacatatggggtaaaaaacataaagtcagaaatacaacagaaaatatatatacagtgtgtgcaaatgtagcaagttatggaggtaaggcaataaataggctatagtgcagaataattacaatagtattaacactggaatgctagatgtgcaagagattatgtgcaaatagagatactggggtgcaaaagagcaaaataaataacaatatagggatgaggtagttgggtgggctaatttcggatgggctgtgtacaggtgcagtgatcggtaaggtgctctgacaactgatgcttaaagttagtgagggagataagagtctccagcttcagagatttttgcaattcgttccagtcattggcagcagagaactggaaggaatggcggccaaaggtggtgttggctttgggaatgaccagtgagatatacctgctggagcgcagactacgggtgggtgctgctatggtgaccaatgagctaagataaggcggggatttgcctagcagtgatttatagatggcctggagccagtgggtttgacgacgaacatgtagtgaggaccagccaacaagagcgtacaggtcacagtggtgggtagtgtatggggctttggagacaaaacggatggcactgtgatagactacatccaattgtgctgttgtTACATTTGTGTCGTTGTTTCATGGCCGATGGTGTTGGTTCAAAGGTGTTTTTACATATCATTTGAGCTGCGTGCACCACAAGCAaattcattgtatcatttcacttTGCCTGTATGAACCATGATGAGCACGGGCATGTCTAATTAGGCTTCGCTGTACCGCCGACTGACTGAGTAGCCTTCCATCAGCCTACTACCAAAGGTTTCACCTTGGCAGAAAACTGCATGTCTGGTCAATGAGTATCTCACAGACTCGCAAGTATATAGTGAGAAATAATCAGACCTAATATTAAATGATTAAATCTGTGAAATAGTTTTCCTCCCCAAGCTGTTCACAGGCATTTAACACCATTCtgaatctacagtgccttcagaaagtattcccacccctttactttttccacattttattgtgttacagcgagcctgaatttaaaatggataaaattgagatttggtttcactgatctacacacaatacctcat is a genomic window of Coregonus clupeaformis isolate EN_2021a chromosome 4, ASM2061545v1, whole genome shotgun sequence containing:
- the plcd4b gene encoding 1-phosphatidylinositol 4,5-bisphosphate phosphodiesterase delta-4 isoform X1; translated protein: MLYAATFASLIIQGYPQVHVSRLFMDSPQSLFVKGDKDLQVMKAGAMLKKVKSNSWKKQRHFRLQEDGQTIWYKSRWAGTGHSTFSVADVEVVREGHQSEVLLSVAEEFPADLCFTLVFRGRRGNLDLVAESPSEAQAWIRGVRKLIQNAESMDDKERVDQWIWDWFQKADKNKDGRMNFKEVRTLLKMMNVDMNEEYALHLFTLADKSESGCLENKEFVQFYKMLTERQDMWRVFQDYSQDGQMLTLAELKDFLRQEQQEGARSREHAQELIDRYEPSETAKKQGAMSIDGFQMYLVSPEGAILDPQRLTLHQDMSQPLSHYFICSSHNTYLMEDQLRGQSSQEAYIQALKRGCRCVEVDCWDGPNGEPVVYHGHTFTSKILFRDVITTLGEYAFKASEFPVILSLENHCSVEQQRVMAQLLDTILGDMLLRAPLDGLVPQELPSPQDLKGKILLKAKKIGSLEESETLTDEATDEVSDEAEPESPSAENLSAEALCLHDKKFKFSRELSDLVVYCKSVHFHSFEYSRLHSKCYEMSSFSESKARKLAKDTGTEFVQHNSRQLSRVYPSGMRTDSSNYNPQELWNVGCQIVALNVQTAGLEMDLNDGLFSQNGGCGYVLKPDFMRNDDSFDPERPQDRDGYASLQLSIQVISGQQLPKVNQKEGSIVDPLVRVEIYGVSQDQAKQETSYIDNNGFNPLWNETLNFIVHVPELALVRFVVEDYDKASRNDFMGQFTVPFTCIQPGYRHIHLLSKDGTAIPLSTLFVNVKISEVTTEV
- the plcd4b gene encoding 1-phosphatidylinositol 4,5-bisphosphate phosphodiesterase delta-4 isoform X2 — protein: MDSPQSLFVKGDKDLQVMKAGAMLKKVKSNSWKKQRHFRLQEDGQTIWYKSRWAGTGHSTFSVADVEVVREGHQSEVLLSVAEEFPADLCFTLVFRGRRGNLDLVAESPSEAQAWIRGVRKLIQNAESMDDKERVDQWIWDWFQKADKNKDGRMNFKEVRTLLKMMNVDMNEEYALHLFTLADKSESGCLENKEFVQFYKMLTERQDMWRVFQDYSQDGQMLTLAELKDFLRQEQQEGARSREHAQELIDRYEPSETAKKQGAMSIDGFQMYLVSPEGAILDPQRLTLHQDMSQPLSHYFICSSHNTYLMEDQLRGQSSQEAYIQALKRGCRCVEVDCWDGPNGEPVVYHGHTFTSKILFRDVITTLGEYAFKASEFPVILSLENHCSVEQQRVMAQLLDTILGDMLLRAPLDGLVPQELPSPQDLKGKILLKAKKIGSLEESETLTDEATDEVSDEAEPESPSAENLSAEALCLHDKKFKFSRELSDLVVYCKSVHFHSFEYSRLHSKCYEMSSFSESKARKLAKDTGTEFVQHNSRQLSRVYPSGMRTDSSNYNPQELWNVGCQIVALNVQTAGLEMDLNDGLFSQNGGCGYVLKPDFMRNDDSFDPERPQDRDGYASLQLSIQVISGQQLPKVNQKEGSIVDPLVRVEIYGVSQDQAKQETSYIDNNGFNPLWNETLNFIVHVPELALVRFVVEDYDKASRNDFMGQFTVPFTCIQPGYRHIHLLSKDGTAIPLSTLFVNVKISEVTTEV